One window from the genome of bacterium encodes:
- the rpmE gene encoding 50S ribosomal protein L31 — protein MKKGIHPEYEETTIVCACGNTIHTRSTKPNIKVGVCSQCHPFFTGKQRYVDTEGRVEKFKKKYGLR, from the coding sequence ATGAAAAAAGGGATACACCCGGAATACGAAGAAACGACGATCGTCTGCGCCTGCGGCAACACCATCCATACCCGTTCGACCAAGCCCAACATCAAGGTCGGGGTATGTTCGCAGTGCCATCCGTTTTTCACCGGCAAACAGCGTTACGTCGATACCGAAGGCCGGGTCGAAAAATTCAAGAAAAAGTACGGGCTGCGCTGA